The Sander lucioperca isolate FBNREF2018 chromosome 4, SLUC_FBN_1.2, whole genome shotgun sequence DNA segment ctgacacagagggaagcTTTGGACCATCTGGAAGAGAAAAACATCTGTGTTTTGTTAACACAATATGAACATTTAAATTTCTAATACAGGTTGGATAGCTGATAATTATAGAAATACACATTAGACATACAGTAAGGTGGGTTAGTGGAGCCTGTTTCTCTCATCGTCCGTTGAATTTTGAAACATGAACTCTAATTTTACAGCTGTGATGTCCATCTCCACCTATTGACTCCTGAACCTGGGAGCCAAACCATAATCTCACAACGTCAGTGGGCAGAGTACGGAGGAACATCAGGTGATGGTCTAGTGGCTTTGACCTCAGCCTCTCTAAGTGGCTTTATTACTACAATCTCATTCTTACGTTCAttttaatgtgtaatgtgtgaTATGATGTAAATTTACCTAGAGCAAATGTTGGACACTTTTAGTGACACAGAGTAAACACACTGTGAATGAGTTATCCTCATGTCCTCTAAGAACCTATTTTCTGACCAGATTGCAGACTTCATCTGAAATGTGAACTCTTTACAGATTAATTTTACAAGGAAGATTTTAGATTCACCAGCTACAGGTCAGATTGACTGAACTCCCTCCACTATCTCACCAGAGAGAAGCTTTGAAAGAGATGTattaaaataaattgactttaaaatatcaaaatcaGAAAATAATTCATTCCCAAGTAAGTAgtacttacaaggaatttgccttggttgttGGTGTATACATGAAcatgttaaacattaaaaacaaacaatgaatacagaaacaaataacacatacatataacTATGAATATGATAACAAAACATGGGTTTGTGACTGGATGATGAATATTTTAACAGCCCTAAACCACAGGGTTAATCCTGCTGCCAACCAAGACTATAACTACAGAAACAGCAGATGTGGTCAGCAAAGCAAGCCTTAAAGGGCAGTCATCAGCTGAATGTGGCTTTTTAAATTAGGAGTTATACTCACATTTCACATCAATAGAGATGGATCTAGATGTCCTCCTCCCCAGCTCATTCTCAGCTGTACAGTAATACTCTCCAGAGTCAGAGGACTGGATGGAGCGGAAGACAAGCGGTGTATTTTCACTGAGAGGTTGAAGTTCTGGATTTCCATTCTTCTTGTACCAGGTGTATTTAGCTGCTGGATAAGCATTGCTTTGACAGGTCAGAGTCACTGAACTGCCCTCCTTGATTTCACCAGAGGGACTCACTGACGTAGAGGGAAGCTTTGGAGCATCTGGAGGAGAAAACATAGGTAGGCAATAAGTGGTCATTAGTTCTAACAGATGTTGAACAAGTGACAGAATATAACAGCCCCCTGCAATTTGTGCAGCTCTGTaaggctttttaaaaatgtcatgacAACAGATGAATCACTTTTGAAGCTATTTTCATtaggaccaaagtggtggactgagcAGCTGACGTTGCTGTTTCTACATTCTATACGCTGTGTTATTTTGAAGGTTTGACTCTTGGTTTGAGACACAGTGGAGTAAACAGAGATGtgattttatataatttttttctctttttcctcaaccagactggagttgctgcaacatgtttgtgtgtgttgtgtgtggggagggggtAACAACCAATGAGTATCTTACATTTGAATGtgctaaaaaatgaaatatccTAAAAATATGTTTGAAACTGATTGCCTAGCTTTTGAACATCTGGAAGAAATATGTATCGGCATAACTTGACTAAAATTAAACTGTTTACCgttatttaaataaagtggtttcactcacatatgtgtgtgtgtgtgtgtgtgtgtgtgtgtgtgtgtgtgtgtgtgtgtgtgtgtgtgaatgtgtgtgtgtgtgtgtgtgtgtgtgtgtgtgtgtgtgtgtgtgtgtgtgaatgtgtgtgtgtgtgtgtgtctgtgtgtgtgtgtgtgtgtgtgtgtgtgtgtgtgtgtgtgtgtgtgtgtgtgtgtgtgtgtgtgtcaatcaaTTTGCTGTTATTAAATGAGCCGTTTCACTCACATTTCACATCAATAGATTTGTATTGAGACGTCTTCGTCCCCAGCTCGTTCTCAGCTGTACAGTAATACTGTCCAGAGTCAGAGGACCGGATGGAGCTGAAGACGAGCTGTGGTCCTTCACGGGGAGGTCTGAAGTATACATTCTCCTTGTACCAGGTGTATTTAGCTGCTGGGttagcatcactgctacaggtcagagtcactgaactgccctccactatctcagcagagggactcactgacacagagggaagcTTTGGAGCATCTGTGGGACACAATgtgtaaataaatattaaatgaaaaaatatatattgcttTATGGAAAATAATTTATATCATGAACAATGTAGAGCAGACGAGTGAGTACATACTGACATTTGGTTGCTACTGTGTGTTATATTTAGATCACTAAAGGCAGATTACTGTTAACCATACAGAGAAACCAAACCTCAcacagtctgttaactaacagAATGATGTGGCAAAGTTTGGTTCCTATTTGTGAACTcttaatagacagacagattaaCTGTTACATGACTGAATCCTTCAGATGAATCGCTAACATCTCCAgttatacagtgtgtgtgaatgtgtgtgtgtgtgtgtgtgtgtgtgtgtgtgtgtgtctgtgtgtctgtgtgtctgtgtgtgtgtgtgtgtgtgtgtgtgtgtttgtgtcaatcAATTTGCTGTTATTAAATGAGCCGTTTCACTCACATTTCACATCAATAGATTTGTATTGAGACTTCTTTGTCCCCAGCTCGTTCTCAGCTGTACAGTAATACTGTCCAGAGTCAGAGGACTGGATGGAGCTGAAGACGAGCTGTGGTCCTTCACGGGGAGGTCTGAAGTATAGATTCTTCTTGTACCAGGTGTATTTAGCTGCTGGGttagcatcactgctacaggtcagagtcactgaactgccctccactatctcagcagagggactcactgacacagagggaagcTTTGGACCATCTAGAAGAGAAAAACATCTGTGTTTTGTTAACACAATATGACCATTTAAATTTCTAATACAGGTTGGATAGCTGATAATTATAGAAATACACATTAGACATACAGTAAGGTGGGTTAGTGGAGCCTGTTTCTCTCATCGTCCGTTGAATTTTGAAACATGAACTCTAATTTTACAGCTGTGATGTCCATCTCCACCTATTGACTCCTGAACCTGGGAGCCAAACCATAATCTCACAACGTCAGTGGGCAGAGTACGGAGGAACATCAGGTGATGGTCTAGTGGCTTTGACCTCAGCCTCTTTAAGTGGCTTTATTACTACAATCTCATTCTTAATGTTATATTTCAGCTTACGTTCAttttaatgtgtaatgtgtgaTATGATGTAAATTTACCTAGAGCAAATGTTGGACACTTTTAGAGACACAGAGTAAACACACTGTGAATGAGTTATCCTCATGTCCTCTAAGAACCTATTTTCTGACCAGATTGCAGACTTCATCTGAAATGTGAACTCTTTACAGATTAATTTTACAAGGAAGATTTTAGATTTACCAGCTACAGGTCAGATTGACTGAACTCCCTCCACTATCTCACCAGAGGGAAGCTTTGAAAGAGATGTattaaaataaattgactttaaaatatcaaaatctgaaaataattaattgccaagtaagtagtacttacaaggaatttgccttggttgttggtgtataaatgaacacattaaacattaaaaacaagcaatgaatacagaaacaaataacacatactTATAACTATGAATATGATAATAAAACATGGGTTTGTGACTGGATGATGaatattttgacagccctaaaccACAGGGTTAATCCTGCTGCCAACCAAGACTATAACTACAGAAACAGCAGATGTGGTCAGCAAAGCAAGCCTTAAAGGGCAGTCATCAGCTGAATGTGGCTTTTTAAATTAGGAGTTATACTCACATTTCACATCAATAGAGATGGATCTAGATGTCCTCCTCCTCAGCTCATTCTCAACTGTCACTATACAGAATATCATATCATGAATAATACAGTGAGTCATCCGGTGAGGAGAAAATGTACACGTTGAAATCAGGTTCTTGTTAATACAAAAATTGAATGAGTTGATGACTCAATGTCTTGAGTTTCTCACATTGAAATCTATAGTTTTCTAAGTTTGCTCTTTTATTAGTGACACTGGAGTAAACTCACACACTGGAGGAGAGCGGTAATCTTCATATCCTGTAACAGCACAGGAATAGCTGTTGTTATCTTCAACAGAGACTCTGAGAGAAGATGATGTTTCTCCATCCATTTTCTGTCCATTATTGAACCAGACATATGAAGGATTATCAGGTACATTACAGCTGCTGTGACACCTCAGCTCTCCCTGGGTCCATGATCTTGTCACCTGCACCTGGAGGTCTGGAAATGTCAAGATAGATTAGAAATGTCATTTCAAACTAAACCATTTCAGTACATGcatgcaaacagacagacaaaagatTCATAAGAAAAAACAATTGGACAAAATATTCCAATGAAAATATTACCTGTAACAGACAAAGTGACTCCAGGTGAACCAGTGAAACCATCATGGTTTGTTATGAACCTGAACTTGTACTCAgcagagtctctctctctcaggtctgaGATTCTCAGAGTGCAGTCGTCGTTATCAAAGAAATACTCCACACGACCTGTGTAGTCTGAATCTGTTTTCAGATCCACAGGTGCTTTATTACTCCCTTTAGTAAACCATAATCTTTTTACCAGCTCAGTAGTTTGATGACTCATTGTGGATGGGTATCTGTAGGTGCACGGCATTTCCACAGTTGATCCTTGTAAGGCACAGATCTGAGTAGAGGTGTAAGTTACCCCCCAGTCATCCTGACCCTGTATCACTGTAACACAGAGAACATCAGGAAGCACAATCAGACTCAGAACTACATCAGGAGACAGACTTACATGTAGTGAAGGTGCTTCAGTGTGTGAAGCTACATTTCACAAAACTACTTCTGCTCTCCTGCCGTCCCACTTTAAGTCAGTGTTAGACAAAGATAATCTGATAGTaccaacttgtttttgggtcgGGGAGCGTGGACCAACTTTAGACTGTTTTACTACAGTTTTATCTTAACTAGAACTGAGCTTAAGACTTATTCTGTATCACACAGATTGTTTTCttatagaccttttcaatggaattccattgctaggcaacagactggccccttgttaacttcctgtcagCTGATGTCACTGCAACAGGTAATCAACTTGGGGCGATTCAggatgtttatgtttatatctGTGAAATGGTCtatatttgtagttattttttgGAAACTTCCTAtgtctgtttttaaaaatggaTATATGAATCAAGTAATAATGTTAATTCTGGTTTATGCTAAAGTCAACAGAGGAATGGAGAAATATGCATATCATTCAGTTTTATATGAGAATTTATAATGCTAAGGAACAGTCACAGCTGAACACATGATCTCTGCTCTGCAGTTAATCTCTAGGTGCACTGAGGCAGGACATCATACAGAGGGTGGAGTGAAGGAACAGCAATGTATTGAACCtgtgaacaaaataaaaagcagaagATTAATATTAGAAGGGTGAAGTGTGCGGAAATAAAAGAATCTGCTTTGCTCGGTTGCTTTTCTGTCTGTGGTCACTCAGGCTGCTGCAGAGTGTGAATGGAAACTGTAGAGAAATGCAGAACACTGAGGGGAGGGCAAATAGTGTGACATGTAGataacacacacagattagTCTCAGAGGGAGAAATAGCAAGATACTAATATACAGTGCagatacatgtgtatatattcCTCAAAGTTCTGGTCCTCTCTTAGAGACCTGAGAGtattttaacgttagctgttccTGGGACTGCTCTCTTCTGGACAGAGAtctcagatacacacacataaaaaaagaatctaCTTTGCTTGGTTGCTTTTTTGTCGGTGGTCAGGCTGCTGTAGAACGGAAACTGTAGAGAAATGCAGAACACTGAGGTGTGAGAAACTCACACATGCCTGTTATTGTTAACCAAACACGGATGtgtaacacacataaacaagcaGACTGGTAACATTTAGGGTAGGGACACAATGTTGATAATGATGTTGATTAGAAAAAGTACTTTTAATAATGTTGGCTTGTTTAGGTGGCTCCGTTGGATAAACTGTGTGCAGAGATGTCCTACATTTAAAATGGGATGAAAACACAGGAAACTAGAAGGACAACTCTGAGAGCACAGACCTCCACCAAGCCATGCCCTATTTCACAATgctaatgcagtgtgaattttttttgtcatttttacatgAATGTAGCACAAATGCCCTGACTGCAATGTTAATGAGATTGAGGgttttttctgtaatcctgctaaAAGAGaccaacaaacaaaccaacagacaaacaaatcaAGCCAACAACATAACCTTCTTGTCAGAGAAGACtcttaacatttgaaaaaacactCAGACCTCACAGTATCAATCTATACATTGGGAACTCTCTGAACGTGTCcccacacatgcgcagtacgcGCAAGCatttctgtcctctctgcatgttgacagacaGTGGTgctccgtcacacacacacacacacacacacacacacacacacacacacacacacgcagaggtgAGGACGGAGCGAAGCTACGATGCCTCGGCAGTTTCTTTGAGTCACGGCAGTGCCGGTAAAGCTGTTGTTAGTGtggttacattttttaaactccACACGTACAGAGTTtgctgcaaaataaaatattggtgAGCTGAAAGCGGCCGTGgtgcagatacagacagacagacaggtacaacAGGGTTCTTACtgccctggggactgactgacaggctgcagATTGTAGggaaaggcaactttatttctatagcacatttaagcaaaatgcaattcaaagtagtttacataaaacattaatataCATATGTAAATATAAAGGTCAAGCCAGTGATTAAGTTTACGGATGGACAAAGCAGGCCAACCAACCCTAGCATACAGGGATCAATGGTGAGATAGGGCCTTAAGATTAGTTATGAAGCTCAATGCTCCATGGTATACAGTATCTAAGAAGTGAAGGCATTAGGAAGATGATATAGAAAACAGCACCATAGtcaaacacagacataaaagTAGCAgcaacaagtttcctttttgcatcaaaagaaaagcaagacttatttctgaaataaaaacccaGCCTCAGCTTCAACTTCTTCACAAGTTGCTGAATTTGAGgcttaaaagagagagaatcgTCAATTAAGAATCTTAGGTATTTATATGAAGATACAGACTCAGTCACATTGCCCTGAAACGTAAATAAAGATGGAAGGTTCAGTGGCTCTTTCTTTGAGTTTGTGAACATCATGACATTTGTTTTGTCaggattcaaaatcaatttcaGCTCATGAAAGCTGTGTTGTAGTATCAATAATAAAAGCTGCTAAATGCCttacaatatactgtaaatgtagatGTGTACTACAGTACCTTGTACAGAGAGAAGGAAGACAACAAATCCACTCGCTGCTGCTGTTAAACTCATAGCTGCTCCTCTGGTCTCTGTTAAATCAGCAGCTAGATCACATACATGAGAAATACTGTGTGTCAGTAACTCACAGTAAACATGTCTACATTAAAAAAGGAGGATGTAGTCTTTGAAGACAGAGTGTTTGTTCTGGGGTTGGTACATTGGTATTTAACATATATCAAGCAAAAGATGTATGGCTGTAAATCTTCAGCTTGAAATGAAAAAACGATACTGTTATTTTGCAAACACAGAGTGGAGcgtcctctctctgtttctacaTGAACACGACCTGTATACTGGGAGTCTGTACTAAGGTCTTCAGGCTGGGAAGGATTCTGTCCTCGATGATTACGCTCACGACGGAACCAGAGTTTTGATTCAACTTGATCTTCATAACTGCTGTAAGTGCAAGAAATGTCCACTGAAGAGCCTTCGGAGGCACAGATGCTTCTGTCAGTGTACGTCACTCTGTTGCAGGATTCACCTTGGACACCTGAAAGATAAAACCATTTTGACCATTTGTAAACCAGAGTCTGTGAGGAATCACAATAGGAATTTCCATATTAAAACTACACTACATGAAGTTATAAGGCTCCAATAAATGGTGTTGTGTTGGAAGAATGTTGAGTAAACTCACACACTGAAGGAGAGGGGAAGTCCTTATATCCTTGAAGAGCACAGGAATAGCTGTCTGAATAATACACATAGTTTAAATAATAAGATGTTTGTGCCTGAATTTCCTGTCCATTCTTGTACCAGACATAGGAAGGATTATTAGGTAGACGACAACTGCTCTGACACTCCAGCCTGTTAGAATGTGATATCACCTGGAGACCTGGATGTGTAAAGAAGGAACATGAATGTTATGTTAGACAAAACTGTCAACATACAACAACTGTTTTATTCAACTGTCAACTAACAActgcaaataaacacacaacacatttatattattgtttttagaTCTCGAACATTTGGAAATAATTAACATATGAATAGAAATGTTACCTGCTGTGACAGACAAAGTGACTCCAGGTGAACTGGTATATCTTCCACCTTCTTGGTTTGTTGTGAACATGAACTTGTACACagctgagtctctctctctcaggtctgaGATTCTCAGAGTGCAGTCCTTGTTTTTATAACTGTACTGCACACGACCTGAATATTCTGAGTCTGTTGTCAGATCTACAGGTTcataattattcattttattaaacCATAATGTTTTCTCAACTCTAGTAACACTGCCTTTCCACCAGGATGGGTATGTGTAGCTGCAGGGTATTTCCACTGTTGATCCTTTTAGAGCACAGATCTGAGTAGAGGTGTAAGTTACCCCCCAGCCATCCTGACCCTGTATCACTGTAACACAGAGAACATCAGGAAGCACAATCAGACTCAGAACTACATCAGGAGACAGACTTACATGTAGTGAAGGCTCTTCAGTGTGTGAAGCTACATTTCCCAAAACTACTTCTGCTCTCATGCTGTCCCACTTTAAATCAGTGTTAGACAAAGATAATCTGATAGTACCAACTTGTTTCTGGGTTGGCAAGCGTGGATAAACTTTACTAAACTCAGACTGCTTTAATAGAACTGAGCTTAATACTGTATCACACAGttttttcttatatttgtaCTTCTTTGTTGGGGTCTTtgtaatgtctgtttttaaaaatgtgtatatAACTCAAGTAttaatgttattttttgtttatgcCAAAATAAATAGAGGAATGTTGAAATATGCAAATCATTTTACATGAGAATTTATAATGCTAAGGAACAGTCACAGCTGAACACATGTTCTCTGCTCTGCAGTTAATCTCTAGGTGCACTGAGGCAGGACATCATACAGAGGGTGCAGTGAAGGAACAGCAATGTATTGAACCtgtgaacaaaataaaaaggcagaagATTAATATTAGAAGGGTGAAGTGTGTGGAAATAAAAGAATCTGCTTTGCTCAGTTGCTTTTCTGTCTGTGGTCACTCAGGTCAGACTGATCTTACTATGgtatgacatgccaattcgtatgccatttttgcgtgttatcaagacgcataatcgttgTTTAGCGTGATcatcaatgccgtttggcctccattagCCTACATCACATGTGACTTATCACCGTAGCGtgtagtatgaaaggacggagGTCCATGGAGGGAGGTTGGTTGgcgtggtggatgggtaaaacacaggatttTCACCCGGGAGAACAGGGATTGTGTCCTGCGTGTGCAGTTTATCATccgtttcttttattttttttaataaagccttccccaatgtgctttttctaaacccaaccgtttattttaagtgaagtgtttttttctgtaatcctgctaaaagacagaccaacaaacaaaccaacagacaaacaaatcaAGCCAACAACATAACCTTCTTGTCAGAGAAGACtcttaacatttgaaaaaacactCAGACCTCACAGTATCAATCTATACATTGGGAACTCTTTGATCGTGTCcccacacatgcgcagtacgcGCAAGCatttctgtcctctctgcatgttgacagacaGTGGTgctccgtcacacacacacacacacacacacacacacacacacacgcagaggtgAGGACGGAGCGAAGCTACGATGCCTCGGCAGTTTCTTTGAGTCACGGCAGTGTCGGTAAAGCGgttgcaagtgtggttacatttttttaaactccaCACGTACACAGAGGCGCGGGAAGATATTTTCTGCAGGGGGTGCTGGGGGGGGGTTTCACGGTCCACGTAGAGTCTAAAGATACTATGTTACACAGGCTCTGTATTCTGCAGACCACTCTACCTCTGTCCCCTTTTAAAAACTCACTCGCCCCTCCATGACATTGTGTACAAACTACATCCCAACACAGGGCCTACTGCACAGCAAACTCCAAAAAACGATAGCAAAAAAAGCTTAAAGTATGTACAATCCTTTTTGGGTTGCTCACAAGGCCTGCtgacaaaattaaaaatattccTGTGTGTCTCAAAAATAAAGTGAGGTTCAGTTAGCGAAGTGTAAGGATGACACCAACGAGAGAACACCCAGAGCTTTCCAATTTTAGCTgcactcattcactcactcaccaATTTTTGCACTCATGTGAGCTGCAGTGAAATGTTGTCCATTCCATCTTTAGAAATTACTCTCACATCCTCAATCTGATAGAGACACACTGAGTGACTCACTGTCAGTTTGGTGCTCTTACTGGAAGAATATACAGTTGATATAAGTTTGAAAATGCCAGATGCCAGTGATTGTGTTTAGTCAAAATCAGAACATATAACACTTCTCAGTAGATAAACATCTACATTTATGTATGTGCAagcctgagtgtgtgtgctgaGACCCGTCAGTATGTATACTGGTAAATGAGATATAATTTTATTGTCATCACAGTTTTAAAGCTTTGCCACTTCCCGCACGCGTTtgctgcaaaataaaataacggTGAGCTGAAAGCGGCCGTGgtgcagatacagacagacagacaggtacaacAGGGTTCTTACtgccctggggactgactgacaggctgcagATTGTAGggaaaggcaactttatttctatatcacatttaatcaaaatgcaattcaaagtagtttacatgaaacattaatatACATATGTAAATATAAAGGTCAAGCCAGTGATTAAGTTTACGGATGGACAAAGCAGGCCAACCAACCCTAGCATGCAGGGATCAATGGTGAGTTAGGGCCTTAAGATTAGTTATGAAGCTCAATGCTCCATGGTATACAGTATCTAAGAAGTGAAGGCATTAGGAAGATGATATAGAAAACAGCACCATAGtcaaacacagacataaaagTAGCAgcaacaagtttcctttttgcatcaaaagaaaagcaagacttatttctgaaataaaaacccaGCCTCAGCTTCAACTTCTTCACAAGTTGCTGAATTTGAGgcttaaaagagagagaatcgTCAATTAAGAATCTTAGGTATTTATATGAAGATACAGACTCAGTCACATTGCCCTGAAACGTAAAAATGATGGAAGGTTCAGTGGCTCTTTCTTTGAGTTTGTGAACATCATGACATTTGTTTTGTCaggattcaaaatcaatttcaGCTCATGAAAGCTGTGTTGTAGTATCAATAATAAAAGCTGCTAAATGCCttacaatatactgtaaatgtagatGTGTACTACAGTACCTTGTACAGAGAGAAGGAAGACAACAAATCCACTCGCTGCTGCTGTTAAACTCATAGCTGCTCCTCTGGTCTCTGTTAAATCAGCAGCTAGATCACATACATGAGAAATACTGTGTGTCAGTAACTCACAGTAAACATGTCTACATTAAAGAAGGGATGATGTGGTCTTTGAAGACAGTGTGTGTCTTCTGTGGATGGTACAGTAGTGTTAAATAGATATCAAGCTGTTAAAAACCCACCTAGCTTCCTTCCTCTTTACATCATTAGTATGCAGACTGGAAGCAGGCATATGTCTGTAAATCTCCCAGTTGAAATGAACAAATTATTCTTactgttgttttgcaaacgatGCATTAAGTTCTTAAAATATT contains these protein-coding regions:
- the LOC116039968 gene encoding B-cell receptor CD22-like: MSGAAMSLPAAACGFVLFLLSVQVIQGQDGWGVTYTSTQICALKGSTVEIPCSYTYPSWWKGSVTRVEKTLWFNKMNNYEPVDLTTDSEYSGRVQYSYKNKDCTLRISDLRERDSAVYKFMFTTNQEGGRYTSSPGVTLSVTAGLQVISHSNRLECQSSCRLPNNPSYVWYKNGQEIQAQTSYYLNYVYYSDSYSCALQGYKDFPSPSVCVQGESCNRVTYTDRSICASEGSSVDISCTYSSYEDQVESKLWFRRERNHRGQNPSQPEDLSTDSQYTGRVHVETERGRSTLCRHVYCELLTHSISHVCDLAADLTETRGAAMSLTAAASGFVVFLLSVQVIQGQDDWGVTYTSTQICALQGSTVEMPCTYRYPSTMSHQTTELVKRLWFTKGSNKAPVDLKTDSDYTGRVEYFFDNDDCTLRISDLRERDSAEYKFRFITNHDGFTGSPGVTLSVTDLQVQVTRSWTQGELRCHSSCNVPDNPSYVWFNNGQKMDGETSSSLRVSVEDNNSYSCAVTGYEDYRSPPVYGPKLPSVSVSPSAEIVEGSSVTLTCSSDANPAAKYTWYKKNLYFRPPREGPQLVFSSIQSSDSGQYYCTAENELGTKKSQYKSIDVKYAPKLPSVSVSPSAEIVEGSSVTLTCSSDANPAAKYTWYKENVYFRPPREGPQLVFSSIRSSDSGQYYCTAENELGTKTSQYKSIDVKYAPKLPSTSVSPSGEIKEGSSVTLTCQSNAYPAAKYTWYKKNGNPELQPLSENTPLVFRSIQSSDSGEYYCTAENELGRRTSRSISIDVKYGPKLPSVSVSPSAEIVEGSSVTLTCSSDANPAAKYTWYKENVYFRPPREGPQLVFSSIQSSDSGQYYCTAENELGTKTSQYKSIDVKCDSVCFTLTAQSEKKTVMCLYSFCPTDGPKLPSVSVSPSAEIVEGSSVTLTCSSDANPAATYTWLKSNVKLRPPIEEQQLVLTSIQSSHSGQYTCRARNSLGSNTSKPISIKVKYGPNLPSTSVSPSGEIKEGSSVTLTCQSNAYPAAKYTWYKKNGNPELQPLSENKQLVFSSIQSSDSGEYYCTAENELGRRTSRSISIDVKYGPKLPSVSVSPSAEIVEGRSVTLTCSSDANPAANYTWYKENEDSPKASGQIFTITDFRAEHSGNYYCEAQNRRGRQNSTLHLIVVAGSMKSVAAGSITAIFLAIIFLCAFLFIRRKRSSKRTTEPGERPDNQAQENKGSVYDSPSAPVQRTPAEQQDDLCYASVSFSKNQEDVLYSNIRLVQPHRHKEEEEDEDVEYTTVNFKSASAIKE